aatcaatattgaatttttttgttgttgaaatgacgtggaaagaatgtgatgacgttgaatcaacatggaaaactgattggatttgaaaaaagatTCAACGTAAGgaaatttcatatttttttaaacCCAACTTTTcatctaaatccaatgacatggtgacattttttgtttgaTTTCACCTTAGttaacaactcaaccaaatgtaaatcaaaactagatgttgaaatgacgtctgtgcccagtgggtcatcTCTGCAGGGTTGGTCTCCTCACTGTGCCTGTAGATCGCACACTGGCCTGAGACAGCTGAGGGTTGGGAGTTAACACACATTGTTGGAGTCTGTCTGCTTAACAAGCCTGCTAAAAGAACATGGAAAACCTTGGAGCAGTATAACAAGGGAAAGTGTATCAAATGACATCATTCTGAAGTGGAGGAACATGTTCTTTGTTGTACAGGGAAAGTGTTTTTTACACAGGAAAAGTCCCTTGCATACAGTAGACTTTGTTCTGTTAGCTACAATACCTAAGTGAAGTAGATTGATTTTAAAGTGTTGCCATGTCACCTTTTTACCTTGATGTGACAAAGCTGGATTCAGAGTCAtccttagggctctattcaatctgtaccGCTGAAGCGATAGAAATTGAAAGGTGATttccgacatatgcagcgtttaccgtgaatgcagtctccactaaCACAGGAACATTTCCTTTCAATTTCAATCACACTGTAATGCTGAACTTCAGCGATACCGATTGAGTAGAGCCCCTAGTCATTAAGACATCCTGAGGATGCTGTTGTAATGTTACTGAATGCTATTGGAACTTAATCTTGGGGTGATCTTGGGGAATGCCATTGATTTGTCATAATTCTTTTTTTGTAAGACTTTCAACCTTTATGGTCAGTGATGTACCGGTAAAATAACCAAAACTAACATGATTTATAAAAGTGGCATTCAgacttttatatttgaaattatttGGTGATGACTTTGATATTAATCATACATGGGGTTTCTCACTCCCATTGTCTAATTCCACAACAGTGATGTCATTTCCTGCTAGACAATATGGGCCAATCCCCAAGGAATCATGTAATTCTAGTGTGTACTAGAGGATGTGCACTTCTAAGCTCCTCTAAGATTCAACTGTCTCTAGGCTGTCCAACTTCCTCTCCAACTTAAAGAGGCAGAGAGCGTTTCCCTGTACATCCTGTTCCCACAAGCCATGTTGAAATAAACTCAGAGCACTCCGCCGAGAAACCTCTCCATAAAGCTGCTCTGAGGTTTGGGTGGAATGTGGTGGAGGTACGGCTGCAGAGTGTGATCTCAGCTGGTTAGAATCTTGGTGCAGTGCTGGGTAGAAGCACAGGAAACTGTTTTAGCTTTTGGACCAAGAGTTGGTGTATGGACATATTTCTAACAAGAAATGGGACGGGGGGTGGGTGGACTAACTTTAACATTCAGTGAAAATGAATTAGTGTCTGTGAAAGTGTGTAACATACTCTGTTATATATTTTATTATGTTCTCAAATCATGAACGGAGGACACTGTCAGTATCTAACATgttatctccctgtctctctagcTGTGTCTGCAGGACTCTGGAGACTGTCTGGTGGACCAGATGCAGTACATGAGGTCCCTGCAGGACCTGAAGCACATGAGCCGACCGCTCAGCGATCCCTCCGGCCGCTCCTATGCCATGACCCGTGCCTGCCAGCAGAGGACTCAGCAGCGGGAGCGCCTGACACGCCTCCGTAGGCCCATCTCTGAGGCCAGCACTTACGActcagcctgctgcctggccagccccatggaggaggaggaggaagggcagAAGCTGCTGATGCAGGAATCCCCCAGCAGTGAGAAGAGTCTGGACTTTGACTCGGGCTACTCTGAGGCGTCCTGGCAGGATGAGGATGTGGTGCTCAGGAGGACCAGGAACGTACGGGTTTCTAATTCCGCCTGCCTCCGCACCAACCGGGGAGTGGGCCCTGCCGGCCGGATCCGGCCCAAATCCACTTCGGACGCTTGTCTGGAACGCTGGACGTCATTTGAGGCGAGCAGCGACCCGGAAGACTGGACCACGTCACTGCTGAGCCGCAGCAGGAACAGACAGCCCCTGGTGCTGGGGGACAACAGCTTCGCTGACCTCATTAAGAACTGGATGGACCTGCCAGAGTGTCCTGAGCCAGCAGAACTCAAGCCCCATGCAGGCCGGCGCCTGGCCAAGGACCTCCTGGTCAACATGAGGAGGAAGCTGGCAGGGATGTCTAAGAGTGTGGAGATGAGGGCCAAACCAGTAGACAGCACCAGGGTCAGCAGGGCCGTGGCGGCCCCCAAACGCATGTCCTGCCCCGTGGGCTTCCAGCCACGCAAACCCTTCTTTCACCAGTCCCACACAGGCCTGCACCAACTGGGAACAGACTTCTACCAGTTCACTGCTCTCATGAAGACAGGCAGCCGACAACCTATCATATGCAATGACATCATCGGGTACGTCTGATTGGAGTGATGTCACAACTACGGATTCTTACCACAGATTTACATaatgttatttaattttttatatgcGCTTTACGTTTAAATAATGTTGAAATTGTAACAATAAAAGGTTTTTCTATTGAAAATAACATTGTTTGACTGCAATAATTATTAACTTACAGGTTTTATTCATAAATAACTAATGAAATTAAATAATGCATGTTTTAGTTTAGTTTCAGCATTAAGATAGGTAGTGACATTCTCAATGACATCTTGCCAAGAATTATGGCATAAACACTCTTTAGTTCATTAAATGACCTGTCAACTGACCAACATCATGGATGTAAAAAAATGTGCCTTTGAATTCTTGCCTATTTGAATACAAACAGCATGGTGGGTGTTGCTGTGCTGTGCTACTGTTGTCAGATGGGAAGGTGAAAACTGGCTTTCCAATGGTCAGTTGTGATGGAACATTGTTATTGGACACAACTGAATACAACTTGTCTATAAGATATGTCATATGATGCTTAGATCTAAAGGGTGTAGCCCTGTACATGTGCAGCCTTGTTGTCAAAATACAGCCATATACAGTGTTAAATAACGCCACATATACACTTAAAATAGATTTGATtagatttacaacatgaacacATCAAATTAACTTACTGTACTTAGTGTAATCTACAAACACAATTAAAGCAGCAGAGGACGCACTAATCAACAAAACTGAATCAAATCCCTAaacataggcctatatagcaaAGGAGTGTATTTCAGAATAGATCTACAGATCCATCCTTCTGTCCAGCTAAGGGCTGTATGTAAAAGAGATTAGAACGTGGATGTGAGGCCTAGTGTTAGGTAGGTctccacagagagagactgatctCTGATCCCAGAGGAAGAGCAAgcagtacagagacagagagggaaggcCACATCAGAGCTCCTGGCCTGGGTCCCactgggaggggtgtgtgtggtaATTTGATTGGGCAGCTGTGTCCAGATGGCGAGAGATTCAGAGAGCCTCAAACCATCTGACCCCCGCTATTCCAGCGCCAAGCCCCTGTCCTGCTCTCTGACTTGAATTAGACCAGGGAACTAGTCCAGCAGACTCCAGCCCACCCCAGCCGAGCAGGGCCAACTCATCTAATTAATATGCCCTGGTATACCCTCACAGCACAACATCCCAAACACAGACCTCGCACGCAAATATGATGACGTTTGCAAACATTGCCTCAGCATCTGTCACTTGGCATTACCCAAGTTGATAACAGATAATGAAGTAATCAAGGCTTGCCAAGCAGAGGCCAGAAGGAGAATCAGCTCTCCAAATCACGCTCTAGCAGAGATCCCCTATAACCACTTCAATCACTCCTCTGCAAGGAGTTTATTTTGGACAGTTTAGGGAAGTAAAGTGTTACTTCAGCTCTCTGTGCTTCTCTATTTCCAGATGTTCTATGTGGGTCGTTTTCAATGTGTTACACCTCATTGCTACTCGTTAATAAAATAGAAGACTCCTCACTCTAACATTGCAGTGCATGCGCTAATGGGATATGACTGCGGGACTGGACTGGTTATGTATGAGGGTACAGACAGCACAGGAGTGTGAGGCGTGGAAATCATTATCCTCAGTCACCTGCTCTGTGCTCCATTTCCTTCAAAGCCCCTGTCTTTCACATGGTGATAGTTCTGAGGGGTAGTTGGAGTAGGGGTGATCTCTGTGACTCACAAAGACAGGCCGTCCGGAAACCAGGGCGGAACTCAACACACACAGAGCTTCATTACAAATCACAGGTGATTACAACAGCCACAGAGGTGAATAATTTAATCAAATACAAATTTTAATGCCATTCTTTATGATTACAACAATAGAAGTGGAAAGCTATTGTTTATTTATCACAACAATGCAGCTTCTAGAAATCCATCCCTTTTACCCCAGAAAGAACATGATCTGTGGCCTAGGTGCGAGACAACATATTACATACATCCAAATGCAGCTTGTTTTAATTTACCAATATAATTAAATGGAGGTCCTTTCTTTAGTGATCTGAGCAGATAACTATGAGGTGGCAGGAGTGTGTGGTTGGATGGGAGGGTGGATACAGTGGCTCTGTGTACCGCTCTTCTGTTAGGGCCTCTCAGGCTTGTCCCCTTTTGATGACATCATCTGACCAGGTACCTGATGGGAGGGACCGTCTCACAGTCCTCGTCCTCGGCGAAGGAAGGGAACATCTCCAGCATGTGCATGTGTTGGGGGACCTCTATCTTGGTCACCAGGCTGACTACATCAGACACACTGCCAAGACAgatcacaacacacacatcaacaacagCCTTTTGGTGACTTTTAGAAGTCACGACATCTCTAAAACAGTTATTAAACAATACTCCTTAGTCGTACATCTTACTTCAAAAGAGCATTGATAATTATATCCCTGGTAGAAAATAGGGGACATTAGTATATAAAAAAGAGGTACATGCAGACAGGATCAGAATGCCTACagccacacaggcaggcaggcacaaacACACTCAGCCCTTTACACCCAGTCACCTGTAAAGGTATTGAATACAtctggagagagaaagactggTAGTGCCCATCACTCATCGACAGCCAGATGAGCCCCCCCATCATCCCCTCTTCACTTCAGTCCCATTGTGTTTGAAGATATGAGGGTGACTAGGTTAGAGTAAGCTGTCCCAGAGAAAAACCCTGCACGTCAGACTTTTCAATGGTACTACACACacatgaaaaagaaaaggagctcagatgcaatcattTAGAAGTCACGACATCTCTAAAACAGTTATTAAACAATACTCCTTAGTCGTACATCTTACTTCAAAAGAGTATTGATAATTATATCCCTGGTAGAAAATAGGGGACATTAGTatatttttgtgtgtattttattaggatccccattagctgttccagaagcagcagctactcttcctggggtccacatcctttgttacattacagctatTCAGAAAAAGCAGAAGTGGTATAATACACTGAGACTATACACACTTACTGTGTCCTACAGCTAAATGACCTTCAGACAAAACCAAGGTTCTTCATGTCAACTGGATCTTTAATACGGCACCATACAACCCACTAGGTCTGTAAACACAGGAATCTGAGTAGGGGCCAGGGTCCCACATCCCAGGATGTGACTCCTGGAGGGGGCATTTGTCAAACGAGGCCTGCTGTCCACACTGACGGCCCTCTCCCCACCCCCGTCTTCCCCATGTCTACCGTTAGCTTCCTCAGTTACTGGGCTGACACTGGGCTCTCCAGGGACTGAGGTGTTAACATAAAGCCCAGGAAGACATACGCTGTGTGTCAGGAGGAacagagggaagggggaggaggagattcAGAGAGGTAGAGTGGGCGAGTGTCAGGAAGAACAAGGCATAGACATGGGGGAGAGCCAAGAAATTGTCTGTCGTTTTACAAAGCTAAGCAGGAACTCCTGGATCTGAGTAAAGGGCCCGTTTCTCTGCACATGTTCAGGGCTCTGAAACACTATTCTGTTTGTGAATACAGGGGTGGTGTAAGGACAGGCCCTGAGTATACATATTCTTATCTGTGTGCACATGACTGAGCGAGTGAGAGAAAGAACGTCATAAGTAGAGTGAGTTATTGCAATCCTTCGGGTGTGAGGAGTTGCTTTGTGTATTGCTATGTGCATGCctttacaacatacagtaggtactGCCATAGCAAGACAACAGGGCATTGCTCACAGTTGCTCACTCTTGCTCCTCTCCTCACAGAGCACAGGAAGCCTACAGACTTGGAAGAGCCATATCTTAGTCAGCAGTGAACAGTGATGCATGTGACTGTGTGGAGATGAGTCCCTCCTTTTCTGAGGAAACACCAGACTGCCATTGCCTTCTAAACAAACACCAGGGCTGCTGCATGTGTGTTTATGCCTGGCCTGAACATAACCCTGTTGCCAAGCTCTTCCCACATGTTACCCCATCAGAAGACAGACTAAGGTATGGTGATAACGTCTCGTCTGGCTCAAAAGCTTTGTTTCCCCACAATGGTTCAGGACATACCTCTTCACCAGCCTCTCCTTGTGATTGGAGCCAGCATTGTACAAGACAGCATTCCCATAAAACAGGCTGGTGATCTCCAAGTTGTATGTTTGCTGCAAATTAAACAGTAATACCACATTACATTTAGTATCATGGAAGTTAATGCACAATGTTAGTTTTAAAAAGTTTGATTTCATTAAGTTCCTAATCAGTTTATATAGGATAACATTAAACAAGATCCAATGAACAGAGTTTCTATAGAGTCGTATGGTCCAGTGGGTTATAGCACTCCAGGGATGAGTTGTAACCTCAATCGACCCCAGCTGCTCAGGAAGTGTTGCAAGGTCTCCAAAAATAAACCAGCAGATCTCAGAGTCAGGATGTCAAAGGTTAGGGGGAAACTGGAGCAACTTTGTTTTTGTCAAATGTTATTCTCTGCCTCAAAATAAACAGTGGGAGGAATCAACAAGCCAATCCTTTGTTTAGGACAGCTACATGTGTACTACACATCATGTGGTTGTTGCGATGACACAGTACAGCTGACTTATttgtgtggttgtctcacctagctatcttaaaggTTAACTGCCCCCTTAGAACCAACTTCTCTGGTTTTAAAAACGGGCCATCAATAGGAGTCAGAAACATccattctagtgtcaaaatgtacTACAAAGTGTTAATAGGAAAatgttggtcataaagtcagtctcgtccaaaacagagttttgtgagTTCGTCACGACTTACTGAAGGGGTTTGGTGTGGATTACGATCATGCCCACTTGCCCAGTGTTCACTAACACGAAAGAAGCAGCTGTGCTGATTGCGCTCTATCAGCTGCGCGCGCTCTATCCAATCACAGCACCCAGAACctccagacagtgagacagacctgcccattACGCAGCGCCTCAgacttgtttacataagacaacatgTCGCTAATGTTATGTTCAAATAACCCTTGGGCCTAAGCCCTTTATGGAGTGGCTACTTGCTGATGTGTTTGATCGTGTCAATCACTCGAGTCTGCCACTTTTTGGGGCAAAATGAGAATTGAGATGATTACAGCGCACTTGTATCCCAACTGCAGTTTGTCAATATTACACAATTAATTTGCGAGCATCTTGTGTCCACCCGTGACCTGTTTTGAACATGATTCCCTATGAAAACCctgccagacagacacacactggtaATAGTGAGAACATTGTAAAAAACTAAACGCCACGCAAGCACTGACGTCGCCTCTCCCCAGTGACTGATATGCTGATTGTGGGCTGCTCCATGTGCCTGCTAGCTACTACTTGCTAGCTTCATTGACAAACAGAGTtggaacttagctagctagtgattttgggcactgataaacagCGTGTAGCTTGTGCTTTAGTTACGATAGTTTGACAGCAGATGAGGAAGTTGTAGACGTTATTGTTCTCGGGAATCAGTCCTGAGCGCGCAGCCAGACTTGACTCGATAGACTGTATGCAGTGCACTGACTCATTTTTCATGCACATttaacttgagaaatactgcaccaaacaattatctagatgtaaaattgcgtgacTAAGGCAAAAACGTCtaaaatgacagatttcttgatttatcgacgattaattctgactattttaagTAAGTGACTATTTTGAGAAAGTGGCTATGTTGTTGCCACAGTGACTCAGGAGGGACAAACAACAGTACTTGATAGGGTATGATATGCAAACATgacacacccacatcaaaccaagacaactctcgtttggcttcagtcatggccgctagcatttcttaatgagcaatcttcaaaacaaggccaaatcaggaagtgcagtctcCCTTTAAGATAAATGcaccaactgtaagtcactcaggataagagcttctgctaaattacATTACGTGACAAATTATACCTCTAGATAACTCCCTGCTCTAACTACTATATGGATTATAGTTTGTTTGGAGAGGATAAGTGGAGGTTGTGACATTTTAGAAACCCTCTGGAATTTATCAGACGCTGACAGTCAGGGAGAAAAAAAGAGGTACATGCAGACAGGATCAGAATGCCTACagccacacaggcaggcaggcacaaacACACTCAGCCCTTTAGACCCAGTCACCTGTAAAGGTATTGAATAAAtctggagagagaaagactggTAGTGCCCATCACTCATCGACAGCCAGATGTTCCATATACACAGAAaaagtatttctctcaaatgttgattccatcccatgttagtgggcatttctcctttgccaagataatccatccacctgacaggtgtggcatatcaagaagctgattaaacaccatgatcattacacaggtgcaccttgtgcgggGAATGTGCAGTTTTGAGGcagcgtacaattggcatgctgactgcaggaatgtccaccagagctgttgccagagaattgaatgttcatttctctaccataagtccaatgtcgttttagagaatttggcagtacatctaaccggcctcacaaccgcagaccacacgtaaccatgccagcccaggacctccacatccagcttcttcacctgcgggatggtctgagacaagccaccctgacagctgatgaaactgttggtttgcacaaccgaaaaatttctgcacaaactgtcagaaaccatctcagggaagctcatctgcgtgctcgttgtcctcagcagagtcttgacctgactgcagttcggcctCGTAACCGatttcagtgggaaaatgctcaccttcaatggccactggcacagtgtgttcttcacggattaatcccggtttcaacagtACCGGGCAAATGACAGACAGTATGGCGTCGTGtaggcgagcagtttgctgatgtcaacgttgtgaacagagtgccccatggtggggatggggttatggtatggccatgcataagctatggacaatgaacacaattgcattttatcgatggcaatttgaatgcacagagataccgtgatgagatcctgaggtgcattgtcgtgccattcatccgccgccatcacctcatgtttcagcatgataatgcactgccccatgtcacaaggatctgtacacaattccatggcctgcatacatttacattttagtcatttagcagacggtcttatccagagcgacttacaggagcaattagggttaagtgccttgctcaagggcacatcgacagattttcacctagtcggatcggggattagaaccagcgacctttcggttactggcacaacgctcttaaccactaagctacctggtgcatactcaccagacatgtaacCCATTGaggatgtttgggatgctctgaatcTATGtttatgacagcgtgttccagttccagctaatatccagcaacttgcacagccattgaagaggagtgggacaacattccacaggtcacaatcaacaccatgatcaactctatgcgaaggagatgtgtcgcactgcatgaggcaaatggtggtcacaccagatactgactggttttctggtccacgcccctaccttttaaaaaaaagtatctgtgaccaacagatgaatatctgtattcccagtcatgtgaaatccatagataagggcttaatgaattcatttcaattgatttccttatatgaactgtaactcagtaaaatctttgaaattgttgcatgttgcgtttatatatttttgttcagagtaGTATGATTACTCTGTGCTCTGAGTGTGTACAGCATCTGTCAGTGGTTGTGTGAAAATGCATGCATACAATGCGTAGCTCTGTGTATACAATATGTATAACAGTGTGTGCGTGCTAAAACACGTCTAGATAATAGAGCTAAAGATTGTGTGTCTTGGCTGAGTAATAAGAGGGAGGCTGAGATACCTTGATGTGTTGCAGCAGCTCTCCCAAGGTCATTTCCTGTCCACGGTCACGTCTGCCATTAACCAGGAAGTCATCCCACAGGGAGTACTTCTTTCCTGCAACCTGCCGAtagacacaaaacacacacaatcaGAACACCtggcacatcacacacacacacacacacacacacacacacacacacacacacacacacacacacacacacactaatcagTCAGGAGAGAGGGAGCATGGTTTAGTATCTTCCCAAAACAATGAGGACTGCAGCGATGGTTAATGGTCAATGTTGGACTAAGCTCAGCAGTGAGATCAGAATTCAACTAGTTACTCAACAAAATACTCAACAAACAAGGCAAAAATGTAATTCAAACATAATTTCTCACTACACTGGAGGAATATCTCACATAGGGAGAATAAACCTGAGGCATAAATTAAAAAGAAGTagtaccacaggaggctgctgaggggaggacggctcatcatAATGTCCAGAACGCAGCAAATGAAATGGcttcaaacacctggaaaccatttgtttgattaatttgataccattccagtcattctactccagccattaccacgagcctgtcctccccaattaagttgCCACCAACATCCTGTGATGTGTACCCTCCCATCAGAACCCCCTATGTATACCTTCCCTTTCTCTTAAGTTTAGTTCAATAAAACAGATCAGGTAATTGCAGTTATAGGGTTAATTTCTTGGTGTCACTTTTGTGTGAAAGACAACAGAAAACTGTGTTACATTTCCAACAATAAGAGCAGAAACTCAAAAAGTTAAGTTGAAAAATGTAATAAAGTCCACACCTCTGTGAATATGAACCTGCGAAATAACAGCATATGAACTTTCCAGAAGCTTGGCCAGACTGCAGATCATATGGCAGTAACAGTGAGGGGCTTTAGTTAAGAGTTTTAGGGGCCAATTTTTCTTCAGTGTTTTCCTGAATCAATGTGTAATATGTATtgatgtatatacagtgcattcagaaagtattcagaccactttttccaaattgttttacagccttattctaaaaaggattaaattgtttttttcaccctcgtcaatctacacacaataccccataaaaaatgaaatatcacatttacataagtattcagaccctttactcagcgctttgttgaagcacctttgacagcgattacagtatcaagtcttcttgggtatgacactacaagcttggtacacctgtatttggggagtttctccaattcttctctgcagatcctctcaagctctgtcaggttggatggggagcgtcgctgcacagctattttcaggtctctccagagatgttcgatcaggttcaagtccggtctctggctgggccactcaaggacattcagagacttgtcccgaagccactcctgcattgtcttggctgtgtgcttagggttgttgtcctgttggaaggtgaaccttcgccccagtctgaggtcctgagcgctctggaccaggtttt
This window of the Coregonus clupeaformis isolate EN_2021a chromosome 10, ASM2061545v1, whole genome shotgun sequence genome carries:
- the LOC121574882 gene encoding PAK4-inhibitor inka2; the encoded protein is MLCLQDSGDCLVDQMQYMRSLQDLKHMSRPLSDPSGRSYAMTRACQQRTQQRERLTRLRRPISEASTYDSACCLASPMEEEEEGQKLLMQESPSSEKSLDFDSGYSEASWQDEDVVLRRTRNVRVSNSACLRTNRGVGPAGRIRPKSTSDACLERWTSFEASSDPEDWTTSLLSRSRNRQPLVLGDNSFADLIKNWMDLPECPEPAELKPHAGRRLAKDLLVNMRRKLAGMSKSVEMRAKPVDSTRVSRAVAAPKRMSCPVGFQPRKPFFHQSHTGLHQLGTDFYQFTALMKTGSRQPIICNDIIGYV